In the genome of Paucidesulfovibrio gracilis DSM 16080, one region contains:
- a CDS encoding PAS domain-containing hybrid sensor histidine kinase/response regulator translates to MGNESPRHLNSQAASQPAPLMQAALPDGTGKRLGTDATLPLQRNSAFGRLVFRVGGAGGVILVLLLLWNWRLNKEVRRRRRTEDALARAERELREVYEHVPVGIFKTTADGRILSVNHEMLRISGYHDLDEVQHSAKSLADGWYLDHSDRQRLLDILLQQGEVTEFLYRARRRDGELIWISQSARLTRNEDGTPAFISGFALDATARIDALGKLRRSETRLKAIVENSPYAILTMDDELRLDIPLDSPTVERITSYRSHELRGQFFVDYVHPEDALRVDYELRRFLASPGESVTIQCRWRARNGQWRHMETHGVNFKNNEDYAGVLFIFRDITNQIEAKERLIQARLAAENADRAKSEFLASMSHEIRTPMNAILGMADVLSESELTEEQQSYVELFRNAGEGLMSLIDDILDLSKVEAGQVVLEHIAYSLPELVEKLAHIMGIRARRNKVQLHTELDPELPETLVGDPGRLRQILANLLSNAVKFTHEGSIELTARRERQTEAPDQVRFTVRDTGIGIPPNKIKDIFESFVQADASTTRQYGGTGLGLTISQRLVQLMGGRIWVESQEGRGSAFHVTIPLQEPPGAEKKEPPPSPTQELEESIPPGNVLLVEDTESNRTLIRAYLEPTRLQLDMAENGAKGVEKFTANQYDLVLMDMQLPVMSGYDAVRAIRRLEEEEARSRTPVFALTAFALKGDAEKCLEAGCDLHLAKPVLREELLRIILEWLTKK, encoded by the coding sequence ATGGGAAACGAATCGCCCCGGCACCTGAACTCACAAGCCGCTTCCCAACCTGCTCCGCTCATGCAGGCCGCACTCCCGGACGGAACCGGAAAAAGACTCGGCACCGATGCAACGCTGCCGCTGCAGCGAAACAGTGCGTTCGGCAGGCTGGTGTTCCGCGTGGGCGGCGCAGGCGGGGTCATCCTCGTGCTGCTCCTGCTGTGGAACTGGCGGCTGAATAAGGAAGTGCGCCGACGCCGACGCACCGAGGACGCCCTGGCCCGGGCCGAACGGGAATTGCGAGAAGTCTACGAGCATGTTCCCGTGGGCATCTTCAAGACCACGGCCGATGGACGCATCCTCAGCGTCAACCACGAGATGCTGCGCATCAGCGGATATCATGACCTGGACGAGGTGCAGCACTCCGCCAAAAGCCTGGCTGACGGCTGGTACCTGGATCATTCCGACCGTCAGCGACTGCTGGATATACTCCTACAGCAGGGCGAGGTGACGGAATTTCTCTACCGCGCCAGACGGCGGGACGGCGAACTCATCTGGATCAGCCAAAGTGCCCGGCTGACCCGCAATGAGGACGGTACCCCGGCCTTCATCAGCGGATTCGCCCTGGATGCCACCGCCCGCATCGACGCGCTCGGCAAACTGCGCCGGAGCGAAACACGGCTCAAGGCCATTGTGGAAAACAGCCCCTACGCCATCCTGACCATGGATGACGAACTGCGGCTGGACATCCCCCTGGACAGCCCCACCGTGGAACGCATCACCAGCTACCGCTCCCATGAATTGCGCGGCCAGTTCTTCGTGGATTACGTGCACCCCGAGGACGCCCTGCGGGTGGATTACGAGCTGCGGCGGTTCCTGGCCTCCCCCGGCGAAAGCGTCACCATCCAATGCCGCTGGCGGGCCAGAAACGGACAGTGGCGCCACATGGAAACCCATGGGGTAAATTTCAAAAACAACGAGGACTACGCCGGGGTTCTCTTCATCTTCCGCGACATCACCAACCAGATCGAAGCCAAGGAACGGCTGATACAGGCCCGGCTTGCCGCAGAAAACGCGGACCGCGCCAAAAGCGAATTCCTGGCCTCCATGAGCCATGAAATCCGCACGCCCATGAACGCCATTCTCGGCATGGCGGACGTGCTCTCGGAAAGCGAACTCACCGAAGAACAACAAAGCTACGTGGAATTGTTCCGCAACGCCGGAGAAGGACTCATGTCCCTCATCGACGACATCCTGGACCTTTCCAAGGTGGAAGCCGGGCAGGTGGTGCTGGAACACATTGCGTACTCCCTGCCGGAACTGGTGGAAAAATTAGCCCACATCATGGGCATCCGGGCGCGGCGAAACAAGGTGCAGCTGCACACGGAACTCGACCCGGAACTGCCCGAAACCCTGGTCGGCGACCCGGGTCGGCTGCGCCAGATATTGGCCAACCTGCTCTCCAACGCGGTCAAATTCACACATGAGGGAAGCATTGAACTGACGGCCCGGCGCGAACGGCAAACCGAAGCCCCCGACCAGGTCCGGTTCACGGTGCGGGATACCGGCATCGGCATTCCGCCGAATAAAATCAAGGACATCTTTGAAAGCTTTGTGCAGGCCGACGCCTCCACCACCCGGCAATACGGCGGAACCGGCCTGGGACTGACCATCAGCCAGCGACTGGTGCAGCTCATGGGCGGGCGCATCTGGGTGGAAAGCCAGGAGGGCCGGGGCAGCGCGTTTCACGTCACCATCCCCCTGCAGGAACCGCCCGGAGCCGAAAAAAAAGAACCACCCCCCAGCCCCACGCAGGAACTGGAAGAGTCCATTCCTCCGGGAAACGTTCTTCTCGTGGAGGACACCGAGTCCAACCGCACTCTGATACGGGCCTACCTGGAACCAACCCGTCTGCAATTGGACATGGCTGAAAACGGAGCCAAAGGCGTGGAAAAATTTACGGCCAATCAATATGACCTGGTGCTCATGGACATGCAGCTACCGGTCATGAGCGGCTACGACGCGGTGCGCGCCATTCGCCGCCTGGAAGAGGAAGAAGCCCGCTCCCGCACCCCGGTGTTCGCCCTGACCGCTTTTGCGCTCAAGGGAGATGCGGAAAAATGTCTGGAAGCCGGCTGCGATCTCCACCTGGCCAAGCCCGTGCTGCGTGAAGAGTTACTCCGCATTATCCTGGAATGGCTCACTAAAAAATAA